The Marivivens sp. LCG002 genome contains a region encoding:
- a CDS encoding ABC transporter permease, with amino-acid sequence MAQDDSTTGGVMLAADGTPLKKSLDRALRAQKIRALALIAPLLLFILVSFVFPIGEMLLRSVQNTVGTDYIPDVLPNVVAELEEWDPASGETPPEAVYRAMAIDFSAAFDNKLHTQLGRRFNYETPGMSSLFRKSGRPVTKLDPEGGNLKEAFLDIDKDWGRIDYWATIKSNSGRYTINYFLAAFDAERTLDGIKLKDPDERVYQKLLLRTLGLSLVITLCTLALGYPVAWLLADLPARTSNLLLILVLLPFWTSLLVRTSAWKILLQEQGVINDIWIWLGFEDRLSLINNQLGVIIAMTHILLPFMVLPLYSVMKTIPPSYLRAAKSLGATNTVAFLRVYFPQTTPGIGAGGLLVFILAVGYFITPELVGGADGTFISNRIYYQFSASGNWGLAAALGTVMLVVVLVLYYIYDKLVGVDNVKLG; translated from the coding sequence ATGGCTCAAGATGACAGCACCACGGGCGGCGTGATGCTTGCCGCAGACGGCACTCCGCTTAAGAAAAGTCTCGATCGCGCATTGCGGGCGCAAAAGATCCGCGCGCTTGCGCTGATCGCACCGCTTTTGCTTTTCATCCTCGTGAGCTTTGTGTTCCCGATTGGTGAGATGCTTCTTCGTTCGGTCCAGAACACCGTCGGCACGGATTACATTCCCGACGTTCTTCCCAACGTTGTAGCAGAGCTCGAGGAGTGGGATCCCGCGTCGGGTGAAACCCCGCCCGAAGCCGTTTATCGCGCGATGGCGATCGATTTTTCGGCCGCTTTCGATAACAAGCTCCACACACAGCTCGGTCGCCGTTTCAACTATGAAACCCCGGGTATGTCGTCGCTGTTCCGCAAGTCGGGGCGTCCTGTGACCAAGCTCGACCCTGAAGGCGGCAACCTCAAGGAAGCCTTCCTCGACATCGACAAAGATTGGGGCCGTATCGATTACTGGGCCACGATCAAGTCGAACTCGGGTCGCTACACGATCAATTATTTCCTTGCCGCTTTTGACGCCGAGCGCACGCTGGACGGCATCAAGCTCAAGGACCCAGATGAGCGCGTATACCAAAAGCTGCTGCTGAGAACGCTCGGCCTCAGCCTTGTTATTACGCTCTGCACGCTGGCGCTGGGCTATCCCGTGGCCTGGTTGCTGGCGGACCTTCCGGCGCGCACCTCCAACCTGTTGCTGATCCTTGTGCTTCTGCCCTTCTGGACGTCGCTTCTGGTGCGCACCTCCGCATGGAAAATCCTACTCCAGGAACAGGGTGTCATTAACGACATCTGGATCTGGCTGGGATTCGAGGATCGTCTTTCGCTGATCAACAACCAGCTTGGTGTGATCATCGCGATGACCCATATCCTTCTGCCCTTTATGGTTCTGCCGCTCTACTCGGTGATGAAGACGATCCCGCCGTCCTATCTGCGTGCCGCCAAGTCGCTTGGTGCGACCAACACCGTCGCGTTCCTTCGGGTTTACTTCCCGCAAACGACGCCCGGTATCGGGGCAGGTGGACTTCTCGTGTTCATCCTTGCAGTCGGCTACTTCATCACCCCCGAACTCGTGGGCGGTGCAGACGGCACGTTCATTTCGAACCGCATCTACTACCAGTTCTCGGCCTCGGGTAACTGGGGACTTGCAGCCGCGCTCGGCACGGTGATGCTCGTGGTGGTTCTGGTTCTCTACTACATCTACGACAAGCTTGTCGGCGTCGATAACGTGAAGCTGGGGTAA
- a CDS encoding extracellular solute-binding protein, producing the protein MKLVKTLLATSAMTVAAGAAFAEAHGNMANEMTIVSWGGAYQMSQTKAYFEPYSAMNEGLTILTDESSGDAVTKLRAMSEAGNVTWDLVDAVASDAMRLCDEGLAMEIDHDAMLAPAPDGTPASEDFGDMIVSDCFIPQIVYSTTFGYRTDLLPEAPDSVCAIFDTEKFPGKRSLEKRPIGNLEWALICDGVSIDDVYTTLETEEGVARAFAKLDTIKADTIWWSAGAETPQLLADGEAVLGSTYNGRLFSAIAEQGQPIGMLWDWQMLDLDGWIIPAGLPEDRLARVMDFVYYATDSQRLADQAKYISYGPARQSSAPLVGQHAELGIDMAPHMPLDPANSVNTFLFNYEWWANYRDDMDAKFQAWLLQ; encoded by the coding sequence ATGAAACTAGTAAAGACCCTTCTGGCAACTTCGGCAATGACCGTAGCTGCCGGTGCGGCATTCGCTGAAGCCCACGGCAACATGGCCAATGAAATGACCATCGTGAGCTGGGGTGGCGCATATCAGATGAGCCAGACCAAGGCTTATTTTGAGCCCTACAGCGCGATGAACGAAGGCCTCACCATTCTCACCGACGAAAGCTCGGGCGATGCCGTAACCAAGCTTCGCGCAATGTCCGAAGCCGGCAACGTGACCTGGGACCTCGTGGACGCTGTTGCTTCTGACGCAATGCGTCTTTGCGACGAAGGCCTTGCGATGGAAATCGACCATGACGCAATGCTTGCCCCCGCACCCGATGGCACCCCTGCGTCCGAAGACTTCGGCGACATGATCGTATCCGACTGCTTCATCCCGCAGATCGTATACTCGACCACCTTCGGCTATCGCACCGACCTTCTCCCCGAAGCTCCGGACTCGGTCTGCGCGATCTTCGACACCGAAAAGTTCCCCGGCAAGCGTTCGCTTGAAAAGCGTCCGATCGGTAACCTCGAGTGGGCTTTGATCTGTGACGGCGTTTCGATCGACGACGTTTACACCACTCTCGAAACCGAAGAAGGCGTTGCTCGCGCATTCGCCAAGCTCGACACCATCAAAGCAGACACCATCTGGTGGTCGGCTGGTGCAGAAACCCCGCAGCTTCTTGCTGACGGTGAAGCTGTCCTCGGTTCGACCTACAACGGTCGTCTCTTCTCGGCCATCGCCGAGCAGGGCCAGCCGATCGGCATGCTCTGGGATTGGCAGATGCTCGATCTCGACGGTTGGATCATCCCCGCCGGTCTTCCGGAAGATCGTCTCGCTCGCGTGATGGACTTCGTCTACTACGCAACCGACAGCCAGCGTCTTGCTGATCAGGCCAAATACATCTCGTATGGTCCGGCTCGTCAGTCGTCTGCTCCGCTCGTAGGTCAGCACGCTGAACTCGGTATCGACATGGCGCCGCACATGCCGCTCGACCCCGCAAACTCGGTGAACACCTTCCTGTTCAACTACGAGTGGTGGGCAAACTATCGCGACGACATGGACGCGAAGTTCCAGGCTTGGCTGCTCCAGTAA